GCAACCGCTGGGGCCGAGGAACACGATGAACTCACCATCGGCGATATCAAGGTTCAAATCTTTCACGATATGGGTCTTCCCATACCATTTGTTGACGGATTCAAGTTTAACGCGAGCCATGGTGTGCCCCCTTAAGTTTTCACAGCGCCGCTGGTCAGGCCGGCGATGATTCTCTTTGATGCAAACATATAGAACACGAGCAGCGGCAGAATCGCGATGGTGGTTCCCAGCATCACGGCTCCCCAGGGCGCGTTCGGATTGTTCTGGATACTGCGCAGGGCCAAAGTCACAACGTACTTCTCCTGACTGTTCAAGGCGATCAAAGGCGTCAGGAAATTGTTCCAGAAGAATACGAACTGCACGATGCCGAGCGTCGCGAGCGAAGGCTTGAGAAGAGGCAGCACAACGCTCCAATAGGTCCGGAACTCACCGGCACCATCAAGTTTCGCGGCTTCCAGAAGCTCCTTCGGAATCGACGACACCACATACTGCCGCACGAGGAAGATCCCGAACGGCGTCGCGGTGAACGGCAGCCACACCGAAGTCAAAGTATCCAAAAGCCCCAGCATCTTCACGATCAGATAGAAAGGAATGAGGCCCACCACGGGCGGTATCATCATGGTCGCCAGCATGAACGAGAAAAGAGCGTTTTTTCCCTTGAATTCATACACACCGAAGGCATAGCCGCCGAGGCTGCAGAACAGAAGGGAGACGCTGGTTCCCATGATGGCGATGAAAAAGCTGTTGGCCATGGCTCGCCAGAAGGGGAGCATTTCCATCAGCTTGTCGTAATTCGCTCCCAGATGGTCGCCGATATAAAGG
This sequence is a window from Oligoflexus sp.. Protein-coding genes within it:
- a CDS encoding carbohydrate ABC transporter permease, which produces MIFSIIAAIMTVFPFVWSAILATHDRSTIFGGGIPLYIGDHLGANYDKLMEMLPFWRAMANSFFIAIMGTSVSLLFCSLGGYAFGVYEFKGKNALFSFMLATMMIPPVVGLIPFYLIVKMLGLLDTLTSVWLPFTATPFGIFLVRQYVVSSIPKELLEAAKLDGAGEFRTYWSVVLPLLKPSLATLGIVQFVFFWNNFLTPLIALNSQEKYVVTLALRSIQNNPNAPWGAVMLGTTIAILPLLVFYMFASKRIIAGLTSGAVKT